The Prosthecobacter fusiformis genomic sequence ATCAGCAACCAAAGTTTCTCTCGGGCAGTGATGAGCAATCCACGCCAGTCGAAATCTGCTTCAGACTCGAGATCCTGTGAAAATGTTTTGGGAAGATTCAGCCGAGTTGGACCTTGAGGTGGTAGGGAAGAAAGAGACATGAATTGCCAAGGATCCTATTAAAAAAAACTTTCTGGAACAGTGATCACATCGCCTGCACGGACTTCAAATCTCACCACTTGTTCGCTTTTTGCCTGGCTTTTGCCGTCCACTTTATAGACCATTTCCTTGCCGTTTTCTTGGCGTTTGACCGTTATCCTTCCAGGACTGGCCAAGCGGGTAAAACCGCCTGCACTCCCAATTGCTTGGAGCAATGAAATCCTCCCTCCCGCCGGAAGTGGGTAGGCACCCGGCGAAGCAACCTGTCCCAGGACTGTGAAGGTTTCCTGAACGGCTTCGGTAATTGATACAGAAACCTGAGGATTGACCAGATAATCTGCTGCCAATGCACGTCTGATTGATTCAGCTGCCTGGACCGAGGTTTGGCCCGCAACCTTGATCCGGCCGATCAAAGGCATCATGATCGTCCCATCAGAAACCAAACGGTCTTGCCGATTAAGTTCGGGTTCCCCGAAGACTGTTACTGAAATGACGTCATTGGCACGCAACACGTAATCGCCACCCACCACCGTCAACGGTGGTTGCCCTGGATCCGCCCCTGATTCTGAAGGATTTTGTGCCTCTACGGATGAGACAACCCAAACAAAAAAGCAAACTTTCAATAATCTACGCAATACGCTGTAGCTAGACCAAGAAGGCGATGAAGTGAACGTCATGCTGTGAAGGGTGCCGAATCCTCAATAAGCCAGGGTGAGAGAAACGCCAACCTGATTTCTTGAAAAGGAATTGCCAGCAGTGGTATCGTTATTCGTGAACTGATAGAAGAGATTCATGCTCAGATGCGACGAGAGGAAGAATGTGAAAGCGGGACGGACGAAGAAGTAGTCGTCTTCACGTCCGGTGAATTCGTCGCCACCGGTGGATTCATATTGAGCATTTTCAAATCCAATGGAGAGACTTGCGCTCACGCGGCTAGTAAGCTGCAAATTGCTGGTGAATGCCAGACCCGTGCTGTAAAACATTCCATCGGCTGCTCCAATAGAAGGTGATGCATTGCGATAAGCGCTAAGCTGAAGTCCCAATTTCTCCGTGGGATTGTAATAGACACCAATGCGACCAATTGCGGCTATCATTGATTCGCCGCCGTCATATTCCCTTTGCTCAACACCCAGGCTGCCTGCAATTCCTGTCTTTGCTGTAGCAGACCAATTGAAACGTAAATTCACATTATAGGCATTCGCATTGCGGTTGTTGTCTTGCTGGAGATGATCGTAGCCAACACCCAGTCCAAGACGTGTTTTGGGTGTTACGGCATAATCCACAAACAAGCCTAACGCAAAATTGCTAAAGCTATTGAATGCTTCGTATTCAGAAATGTTGGTATTTAGAGTTGCTCCAATGGTTGTCTTGGGGGATACGTCATAAGAACCACCAAGCCCAATGGTGTAGGTGTCTGATGAGACAAGATTGCCAACCTCAACGTTACCGTTCTCATTTCTTGAGTAGCCAACGTTTGCATACATTCTGCTGCGAGCACCATTGATTCCCAGGGACATTGACAGGTTATGATTGATGACATTATCAATATTCTCTTCAGAAAACCATCGGAACTCAGGAGAATAACGAAGCTGAAAATCCAATCCATGCCCAGGCTGACCAAAAGTCAGAACGCCATATGGACTGACGCTGAAAATCTGGGTGTCGCCACTTTGTCCGCCGCCAATGGCGGCATTGCCCGCATCAAGGTTGAAATTGCTATCGTATTCCCACGCTGTGGTTAGTCCGTAATGAAGAGCCCAAGGACCCGAGCGAACGGATTCTTCCGCCACACTCGTCATGCCATCCCACCATGCGCTCATGTCTCCCGTGGTTTCTGCAGAAGTAGCGATTGTATCGTTGGTCAGTTCGCGCTGCTGAGGTCGAGTCGAACCTTCTGGAGTGATTTCGTAGCGATTGGTCGCCGAGGCTTGGCCAAGTTGCCTCGCAGGAGTGAACTCTTGCGCAAGCATCAAATTCTGAGAGAACCCAACTAAAATGACTGCTATCGGAAAGCAGCTTTTTCTAGATAGCAGAGAGGTTAAAGGTCTCATGGGAGTTATGGGAGGGAGTTAGGAGCTGATTGACCTTAGCTTGATTAAGGCTGTTCGGGGGAGACGATGCTGTCCCGCTCTGCGGAATTCGATATGCCAGCAGGAGGTGTCAAAGTTGGTAGTCCTGCGGCGCTCAATACCCCATTGATTTGTCCGATCACAACATTTAGAGCCGCTGATTGGGCATTCAAAATCATATCTGTTAATTGTCCTAGGGCTGTTTGAAATGCATCCCTGGCTTGTCCAAGTTCAGTTATTGAAGATACTGAAACAGCGCTGGTATAACCGCCAGCACCGTCTGGGCTATAAGTTGTGGTTTGCCCTGTTGCCAAGTTGATAACTTTCGAACCTGTCCACACACCGTTTGCGTAGGTGGAGATGAGAACCGAACCTGCAGGGACATCAATCATTAGATTTCCCTTGATTGTCACCGTCACCGTTGAAACAAGGCATACGGTGGTGGTTGTGCCGTCAGCGGCCTTGCTAGTCTGCCAAACGGTACCTTTAGACTGTATAGACTCTTTGCCTGCCATAATGGTAAAAGCTGGTCCTGAGCCACTACGCTCGGGATCAACTGAGCAGCGTAATGTGCCATACAAAAGATCAACCACGGCTCCGCCTGAATCATTTTGCACAGATCGTATGGATAATTGTGTGTTGCTATCGAGGACCACTAATTGTCCTTCCCCTAGTGCCACTGCTACGCGACCATTACTGCCAGTTGTAATAACGGAACCAGCGGGGACTGTTTGTTTGATAGTCACTGGGACAGTTGCAGACTGTCCCACCATTAAGATGGATGGTTCGCCTTTACTAGCTAATATGACAGGTTGCAGAAGTGCAGCGGAAGCTTGAACTGCAATGGCAAGCATTGTCAGCAGCAGTGTTGGGAGCTTAATTTTCATTTAATTTACGCTTTTAAGTAGATGATACTTGTGATTTCAGTAAGCAGTCTCGGGTGCGCGCCATAATTGCAACGCGGTTTTTGAAATAATTTCGAAATCTAGCGGCAGGGACCAATGTTCAATATAGAACACGTCAGAGCGTAACCGATCAGCGATCTGACCCACATGGGTGATTTCGCCGCGAAATCCTTTAACCTGTGCCAAACCAGTGATGCCGGGCTTTACAAAATGGCGCAAAGGATAATCCTCAATCACCTTGGCAAATTCTGCATCGTGCTGAGGAAGATGTGGGCGAGGGCCTACGACACTCATGTCACCCACCATCACATTGATAAACTGGGGCATTTCATCAAGACTTGTGCGCCTGAGCCATCGGCCAAAAGGGAAAATTCGTGAGTCACTGCGGCTTGCCTGTTGGCTCTCAGTACCATGACCAACATGCATGCTGCGATATTTGTATAGCGTAAAGCGTTCATTCTGAAGGCCTGATCTCATTTGACGATGAAAAATCGGCCCTGGCGATTGCTTTCTTTGCACCAACCACACTAAAAGTGTCAGGGGAGGAAGCACAAACAAGCACACCGGCAGTGCAATAGCCATGTCCAGCAAGCGTTTCAATATGCGGTTTGTGGGGCATTCTAATGGTTCTTCACGAATGCTGATCAGCTGCAAGTCACCGTCGCGGTGAATTGAGATCATTTTGGCGAACTCAGGATCCAGATCCAGCGCGACAATCATGCGGCATCCGAGTCGGTCGCACAATTGTTTCAATTTCACCAATGAGGCAGAATCGAGTTGGAAATGATGCACAATAACCATGGCTGGTCGCCTTTTACGCAATTCAGGTTCAAGTGCTTCCAGTTCTGTTTTAAAACCATCGCCATTCTCCTCTAGCAGATCTTGAAGGTTGATGGTCTCCTGGAGGTTCACTCCATACCATTGGTGACGGGCGAGCCAATTATGAATACGGTCGTTGCCTGTGTTACCATTGCAAACCACGACGGCGTCATATCGGTAACGCCCTTTAAAAAGATGTTTGGAGAGCCACTGGGGCAGCAAACGATGAATGAGAGTAAGAACAGGTAACAAGCCTACGACAAACCATAATAAAAAAAGTCTTGACACACCCTGATCCTTGCTCGCAAGCATATATAGCCCCAGCATAATTAGTACGGCCAGGGTTTGTTGAGAAGCCGCGCCGAGTGAAAAAATCCAACGATTCGCGCTATTTAGCTGATATGTTCTGTTCCCTGTGCTTCTCAAATGATCCACCAGGAACCCGAGGACAATCAAGAACAGAGACATGCCATAGACCTGCATCGTGGCAGGAGACCGAAGCGCCACGCCCCCCAGCCCATTGAAGACGACCGAATAGGATATGCCAAACCAAACAAGGCAGGCAATCAGCGAGCCTATAGCGATGAGGGTGGCAATCCCTCGTGACCTGTTTTCCAGCACCATAACGCAATGTTCAAATTTTGGTAAGCGGTTTTGATACCAAAGTCTCTGTTTATGATTCCTGAAGAAATGTAAAGGTTTTCGTGACTGTGTTCACTTTGTCCTACATACTGAAATGGTGAATGAGAAAATAAATATGGAAACGAAACGGAAACAAATGTAACCACAGCGGTAAAGTCGCGTAAAAGTATGAAAACCTATGCCTTCTCCAATTTCTAGCAAGCATTTATTAATTATTGATGCTCATGAGATCACAAGGCAAGGATACATCACAGTGCTTCGGAACTGGCGGGGAGGTTTGCAATTTGGCGAGGCTGGCACATTTCCCGAAGCTCTTCAGCACATTACAGACCGAACGTGGGATCTCATTATTTTGGAGGTTTGCATGCCAGGGCGCAGCGGCCTTGAACTTCTTGACCAGCTTGCGTCCATCGAATGTGACTCCCCTGTCCTCATCTCAACTCTTTACGATGAGGAAACTTACGGAATCCGGGCCATTAGACGAGGGGTGAGCGGATATTTAAGCAAAACGGCCGGTAAGAAAGAATTTATCAATGCCGTTGAGATCATGTTGGACGGTAAAAAGTATCTCAGTGCGAATTTGATGCAGAGCCTCATGGACGCCATGCATCCTTCCGTTGTGAAAAGCCCGCATGACGACCTGTCCGACCGCGAATTTCAAGTTTTGCAGAGGCTGGCAGCTGGAGTCGCAATCAAACATCTTGCTTTAGAGATGTGCTTAAGCCCTAAAACGGTAAGTACTTATAAAACTCGCATAATGAAAAAATTAGGGGTATCATCTTTGGTGGGTCTGATTGAATATTGTTTGGAACATCGTCTTACGAGCAAACAAGAGGCATCTCGCATTGTTAATCAACGGTGATGTAGTCCCAAGGGATGGAGGTGTAGTCCTACGGCAGGCTTGAGCAATATCGTCTTCAATGCTAACAATATAATGATTCGGGGAAACCCATCTATTAATTTTAAAGTGTTGCTTCCGAGGGGAATGCACCGTGAATGGAACCAAAATGAGATTGACTTGGCTTACGTTGTGCTGAGCTTCATGAGGAGTGATTTCTTGTTATAGATATTCAAGGCCGAGCGTTAAAGCGGCACCAAGGGCGGTAGCATGCCGCATTAAGGCTGCCACCAATAATTCTAAAATTTTTAGGTAATTTTATTCGATGCGAATCCTCATAACAGGTATCTGCGGCTTCGTAGGTTCTGAGTTAGCTTGCACCTTAGCAGATCATGGTTCGACGACACATATTGTCGGTATCGACAATCTTTCCCGACCAGGGAGTTGGAATAACCGTGAACGCCTTACTGAACGAGGCATCAAAGTCATTCATGGCGATATTCGCTGTTCCGCAGATCTTGATTCTATCGGAGGCTGTGACTGGGTCATTGATGCTGCCGCAAATGCAAGTGTGCTCGCAGGCGTGCAGGGTTCCACCAGTTCTCGTCAGTTGGTAGACAATAATCTGAGTGGAACAATCAACCTTCTGGAATTCTGTAAAGTCCATAAGGCGGGTTTCATTTTACTTAGCACCAGCCGCGTCTATTCTATTGCGGCCCTATCGCAAATTCCCGTTGAAGTTAGATTAGGTGCTTTTATCCCCCAATCCTCAGCCTATGGAGAAAACCTTTCAGAAGCCGGCATCACGGAAACGTTCTCCACCGCTGCTCCTGTGAGCTTGTATGGTGCCACCAAACTCGCTTCAGAGGTGTTGGCACTTGAATACGGGGCTGCCTTTGATTTCCCGGTCTGGATCAACCGCTGCGGTGTCATGGCAGGTGCGGGCCAGTTTGGCCGTCCCGATCAGGGAATCTTTGCCTTCTGGCTGCACTCCTGGCGAGAAAAACGTCCCTTAAAATACATCGGTTTCGACGGTCAGGGGCATCAGGTGCGAGACTGTCTGCATCCGCGTGATCTTGTGCCTCTTTTGATGAAGCAAATCGCGGAGCCTGCCCGTAGCAACAAACCCCGCATCGTAAACGTCTCAGGAGGCCTGGACTCCGCGCGTTCACTTGCTCACTTAAGTCAGTGGTGTTCTTCCCGTTGGGGGCATCACCCCGTCAAGTCTGACCCTGAACCCAGACCCTACGACTTGCCTTGGGTGGTGTTAGACTCCAGCCTTGTTGCTCACACCTGGAATTGGCATCCCAAGACCTGTATTGAAATTATATTGAGTGAAACCGCGGATTTTGCAGAGGCACATCCAGATTGGATTACTTCATCACTATAAAATTAGTCCAATTTAGTAATCCACCAATGATTTGGAGCATGAAAAATAAAGTCAAAACAGCGCTTTTGTGTGTAGCAAGAATGGCAGAAAAAGGATTCAGACCAATCGTTTCACGCATCTATGGAAGACGTTCACCTTCAGGAATTGAGGAATGGAAGCATGTGGCGTTTTCATGGGGACAGTTTGGCGAAGACTTAATAGCTTGGGGTATATTAAAGAATTAAACACACCCATGGTCTACGTCGATGTAGGTGCTTTTCACCTCATTAAATACTCTAATACCTTGCTGTTTCACAAAAACGGCTGGCATGGCATTAACGTGGATGCTAATCCAGACACCATCCAACTTTTTAATTCTTACATGCCAAATGACATCAATTTACATTGTGCAGTCGGGCGTGATGAAAAAGAGGCAAACTTTTCTGTGTATAATTCAACCGGTGTTTGTGCAACAGGCAGATTAACTGAGAAATCATATTCCACATGTTCCATTTTGGGTGAAAGCGAAATTCGCAATATTGCGGTGAAAGTAAGAACACTCAGCAACATGCTGGAAGGAGCAAATTTTCGAGGAAAGAAAATTAGACTCTTGAACATTGACGTCGAGGGCCATGAATTGGAAGTGTTGATGTCAAATTGCTGGGATCGGTTTCGTCTTGTTCTCATTGCAGTTGAGCAGCATCCAGGCGACACCACCTCGATTAGCGGCTTTCTTGCCGAAAAAAAATTACACTTTAGTTGGAAGGTGCTCGATCACGTCCATCTTTATGGACAAAGCATTCATGCGATGATGGTATGTTTAGTTAGATAATAAAAGACTGCTAATCTATGAAACTGCTTGTTACAGGTTCCTCCGGTCTCATCGGTTCTGAAGTCTGCGTCCATTTCGCCTCCCTCGGATGGGAAATTCATGGGGTGGACAACAATCAGCGGGCTGTTTTCTTCGGCCCTCAGGGCGATACTCGCTGGAATCAGAGCCGCCTAGTTGAAAGCCTCGGCAAAGCCTTCCATCATCATGAACTCGACATCCGAGACCGTTCTGGCGTCCTCACCTTGCTGAAAGAAGTAAAACCTGACGCCATCGTCCACACGGCCGCCCAACCTTCGCATGACCGGGCTGCCGCTATTCCCTTTGATGATTTTGATACCAATGCCGTTGGCACCTTAAACCTTCTCGAAGCCACCCGGCAGGCCTGTCCAGAGTCCCCCTTTGTGCACATGTCCACCAACAAGGTCTATGGTGACCGGCCCAATAAAATCGCTCTTAAGGAAATGGAAACCCGCTGGGACTATTCTGATCCAGCCTATACTGATGGCATTTCCGAGGACTTTCCTATCGACCAGTCGAAGCATTCTCTTTTTGGCGCTTCCAAGGTCGCCGCCGATGTGATGGTTCAGGAATATGGCCGCTACTTTGGTCTGCCCACCTGCTGCCTGCGGGGTGGCTGTCTTACGGGTCCGAATCACACAGGTGTGGAGCTTCACGGCTTCCTCAGTTATCTCGTGAAGTGCAACCTTGAGGGTCGGGAATATAAGGTTTTTGGTTACAACGGAAAACAGGTTCGCGACAACATCCACTCCCACGATGTCGCGCGGTTTATTGGGGAATTTTTGAAAGCTCCCCGCCTGGCGGAGGTTTACAATATTGGTGGTGGTCGCGCCAACTCCTGCTCGATTTGGGAGGCGTTTAAGATCGCCGAAACTTTTTCAGGAAGGGTTCAGGTTTATCAATACGTGGACGAGAACCGCATTGGCGACCACATCTGCTACATTTCGAACCTCGCCAAAATGCGCGCCCACTACCCCGAATGGAACATCAGTATCAGCCTTGAAGAAACTATCCGGCAGATTGTAGAAGCGCACTCATAATGCCGAGCCACCATCTTGGCAGACAGAGCCAATATGCAACAGCCTTCAAAATGGCGACGGGATCATCGCAGCACCTCGTAGCCCGCTTAATTTTTCAAAACTGGAATCCTTTTTATGCGCATTTTAGTCACTGGTGGAGCTGGGTTTATCGGCTCGAACCTAGTCCGCATGCTGGTTGCTCGTGGTCATCAGGTTCTCAACATTGACAAACTAACTTACGCAGGGAACCTTGCGTCGCTTGGTGAGGTGGGCTATGCACCCAATTACCGTTTTGCCCAAGTCGACATCTGCAACCCTGACGCTATGCGCGTGGCATTTGCGAACCTGCGTCCCGAAGCCGTCATGCACCTCGCCGCAGAGTCGCACGTGGATCGCTCAATCGAAGGGCCCATGGAGTTCGTGCGCTCCAACGTTGTCGGCACCGTTTGTCTGCTTGAGGCGTCTCGGGAATATCTTTCCTCTTTTAAGGTTCCGCCGTCCGCGTTTCGTTTCCTGCACGTCTCGACGGACGAAGTCTATGGCAGCCTCGGTGAGTCGGGTTCCTTCACCGAAACGACACCCTACGACCCTCACAGCCCATATTCCGCGAGCAAGGCATCGGCTGACCACTTCGCACGTGCTTGGTATAGCACCTTTGGGCTCCCCGTCATTGTCACCAATTGTTCGAACAACTACGGACCATACCAATTCCCGGAAAAGCTGATCCCTGTCGTTATTCTCAAAGCACTCTCTGGCGAGCCGATCCCCGTCTACGGTGAAGGGAAAAACGTTCGCGACTGGCTTTATGTTGAGGACCACGCAGAGGCCCTGCTAGCCGTTCTGGAGCGGGGGAAGGTGGGTGAGACCTACAACATTGGCGGCGGCAACGAGATGCGGAACATCGACTTGGTTCGTTTCCTGTGCTCCCTTCTCGACGAGGAGGTCAAAGGCGAAAAAGTGAAAGCTGAAGGTAAAGAGGGGCGAAGTTTCGCTGACCAAATCATGTTTGTGAAAGATCGGCCTGGCCACGACATCCGATACGCCATCGACAGCGCAAAGATACGCAACCAACTCGGCTGGAATCCGAAGCATGATAGTGAGTCCGGCTTCCGCAACACCATTCAATGGTACCTAAAAAACAAAGCGTGGTGGCAGGCAATCCTTGACGGCACCTACCGACTCGAACGCCTGGGTCTATCTGAAGCTGTTTAAGGCTTTTCTGAGGGAAATGGCTCTATCGACCATTGCATCCGGCATCGCCAATTAAGTCAAGCGCTTCACGCCCACACATCCTTTTAAACCTTTAAACCATGGTCCATTCAAGACATAGAGCAGTGAAGACGAAAACATGAAGGCTATTGTTCTTGCGGGCGGCTCTGGCACCCGGCTTTATCCCTGCACCCTAGCGGTTAGCAAGCAGTTGCTGCCGATCTACGACAAACCCATGGTGTATTACCCGATCTCTGTTCTGATGCTCGCTGGGATTCGTGAGATCCTCATCATCTCGACACCGGTTGACCTGCCGTTATACCAGCAACTCTTCGGAGACGGCTCGCGCTTTGGTGTGAATTTCCACTACGCTGAGCAACCCACTCCCGATGGTCTTGCTCAGGCGTTTCTAATCGGCGAGCGCTTCATCAACGGTGATCGCTGCGCCCTGGTGCTGGGCGACAACATCTTTTATGGTGGTGGATTCTCTCCTAAACTTCAGGCTGCTGTCGCTCGTGAGACTGGCGCCACGGTCTTTGGGTATGAGGTAAGGGACCCCCAGCGTTTCGGGGTCGTCGAGTTCGATGCCAATGGTCAGGCACTGTCTATTGTCGAGAAACCCTCTCAACCGAAATCAAACTTCGCCGTCACTGGCCTCTACTTCTACGATGCCGAGGTCGTCGAAATAGCCAAGCAGGTTAAACCTTCAGAAAGAGGCGAACTAGAAATTAGCTCTGTAAATCAGGCATATCTGGAGAGGGGCAGTCTTCACGTTGAAGTTCTCGGTCGAGGGCACACGTGGCTCGACACCGGCACTCATGAATCCCTGCTGGAGGCCTCTCAGTTCGTGCACACCATCCAAAAACATCAGGGTTTCAAGATCGCCTGCCTTGAGGAGATCGCGTTCCGACAGGGATGGATTGACGCTGCCGGCCTTGACTTCGCAGCGCAAGCCCTCGGCAACTCTGCTTACGCCAATTACCTTCGGACTTTTCGCCCTTAGTATCCGATCTCGCAAGGTCCAGGAGCCCTTAACTGTCTCATGATCCCTTCCCCCCGCCCTCTTGAGGCTCTTCCAGACTCCCACTGGGATCTGCGAATCAAGCCGCACACCAAATGGCTGGACCTTCACCTCTCCGATGTCTGGCGTTACCGGGATCTGCTCTGGCTCTTCGTCCACCGAGATTTCGTGTCGGTTTACAAGCAGACCATCCTCGGCCCATTGTGGTTCTTCGTCCAGCCGCTCTTTACGACCCTCGTCTTCACCGTCATTTTCACCGGTGTGGCGAAGGTGTCCACAGATGGAATGCCGCCCATGCTCTTCTACCTTGCCGGGTTGACGCCTTGGAACTATTTTGCCAGCTGCCTGAACAAAACCTCAAATACCTTCGTCGCCAATGCTGGCATTTTCGGAAAAGTCTATTTTCCGAGGCTCATTGTCCCGCTGTCCATCGTGGTTTCCAACATTATCCAGTTTGCCATCCAGTTCCTGCTATTCCTCGGCTTCTTCATCTACTTCCTCACCACGGACTCTGCCCTGAACCCGCATTGGGCGCTCATCCTGGTGCTTGTCCCGGCTCTCATCCTGCTGATGGCCGGACTCGGACTCGGCACAGGTATCGTTGTCTCCTCACTAACCACGAAATACCGGGACTTTACCTTCCTCATCGCATTTGGCGTCCAGCTCATGATGTATGGTACACCCATCATTTACCCGATGAGCGCAATCCCGGAAAAATACAGGTGGCTCATCCTCGCCAATCCTATGACAGCTCCCGTTGAAACCTTCCGCGCCCTTTTCCTGGGCGGCCCCATCCCCTGGAGCGGATTAGTCATTTCTGTCGCCATTGGCGCCGCGTTGCTTTTGTTCGGCTTGTTAATCTTCAACAAGGTTGAGAAGAGGTTTATGGACACCGTCTGAGACTTAACAGGCCAAATAAAACCAATTGCCCCATCCATGTCAGCCGTCATTTCAGTAGAAAATGTTTCCAAACAGTACCGCCTCGGTGAGGTAGGAGGCGGCACATTGGCCCACGACTTAAACCGCTGGTGGCACAAGGTTCGAGGCATGGAAGATCCGTATCTCAGGATCGGGGAAAGCAATGACCGGTCCAAGAAGGGAGGCTCGGAGTACTCATGGGCACTGCGCGATGTCTCCTTTGAGGTTAAACAGGGAGAGGTCCTCGGTATCATCGGTCGCAATGGGGCTGGAAAATCAACCTTGCTCAAGATCCTCTCCCGCGTCACTACGCCGACCACCGGCGAGATCAAGATCAAGGGCCGGATTGCTTCGTTGCTCGAGGTGGGGACCGGCTTCCATCCAGAACTGAGCGGCCGCGAAAACATCTTCCTCAATGGTGCCATCTTGGGTATGCGCAAGGCGGAGATTGCAGCGAAGTTCGATGGAATAGTCGATTTTTCAGGCTGCGAACGTTACATCGACACCCCGGTCAAGCGCTACAGTTCGGGCATGTATGTGCGGCTCGCCTTTGCCGTCGCAGCGCATTTAGAGCCGGAGATCCTCATCGTGGATGAAGTACTTGCAGTTGGTGATGCAGAGTTCCAGAAAAAGTGCCTGGGGAAGATGAAGGACGTCGCGGGTGAGGGTAGAACTGTGCTTTTTGTAAGCCATAATATGGCTGCCGTGCAAAGTCTTTGCGGTCGGGCGATCATGTTGAAAAATGGATTGAACGAAGATCAAGGGGCCTCGAATGAAGTCGTGGAGCGATACCTCAACAGTTATGAGGCGCAATCCGCTGTTTGGGAGGCTCCACCTAAACCGGATGCCAAAATTCCGCAAGTGGTGAAGATCGCCTTGGTGGACGATAAGGGGCTGCTGGTCTCCTCAATAAGTACATATTCGAACCTATGTTTAAGAATTGACATCTTTTCTCCTGATGCATTGAGCGGTATCGACATTGGTATAGGTTTGGACGAAAAAAAGTCAAAACTGAAAGTATTCGGTGTGGGCACAGATGATTCGAAATCAACATTTACGATCGATCGGGGGAAATCTCAGATTCTATTCACCATGCCTAAGGTTCTGCTAAATCCAAAACCCTATCTCATTACTATTGCTCTGTTTTATAACCGAACTTTAATTCAGGAAATTGAGTCTGCCATTACGTTCAATGTGATTCCATGTGAAGGTCAGATTGGTTCGCACTTTGGAGCGCGTAACTACGGGGTGCTCGCAGCAGAACATCATTGGACGCTGGAATCT encodes the following:
- a CDS encoding polysaccharide biosynthesis/export family protein, translating into MTFTSSPSWSSYSVLRRLLKVCFFVWVVSSVEAQNPSESGADPGQPPLTVVGGDYVLRANDVISVTVFGEPELNRQDRLVSDGTIMMPLIGRIKVAGQTSVQAAESIRRALAADYLVNPQVSVSITEAVQETFTVLGQVASPGAYPLPAGGRISLLQAIGSAGGFTRLASPGRITVKRQENGKEMVYKVDGKSQAKSEQVVRFEVRAGDVITVPESFF
- a CDS encoding outer membrane beta-barrel protein gives rise to the protein MRPLTSLLSRKSCFPIAVILVGFSQNLMLAQEFTPARQLGQASATNRYEITPEGSTRPQQRELTNDTIATSAETTGDMSAWWDGMTSVAEESVRSGPWALHYGLTTAWEYDSNFNLDAGNAAIGGGQSGDTQIFSVSPYGVLTFGQPGHGLDFQLRYSPEFRWFSEENIDNVINHNLSMSLGINGARSRMYANVGYSRNENGNVEVGNLVSSDTYTIGLGGSYDVSPKTTIGATLNTNISEYEAFNSFSNFALGLFVDYAVTPKTRLGLGVGYDHLQQDNNRNANAYNVNLRFNWSATAKTGIAGSLGVEQREYDGGESMIAAIGRIGVYYNPTEKLGLQLSAYRNASPSIGAADGMFYSTGLAFTSNLQLTSRVSASLSIGFENAQYESTGGDEFTGREDDYFFVRPAFTFFLSSHLSMNLFYQFTNNDTTAGNSFSRNQVGVSLTLAY
- a CDS encoding FecR domain-containing protein, with translation MKIKLPTLLLTMLAIAVQASAALLQPVILASKGEPSILMVGQSATVPVTIKQTVPAGSVITTGSNGRVAVALGEGQLVVLDSNTQLSIRSVQNDSGGAVVDLLYGTLRCSVDPERSGSGPAFTIMAGKESIQSKGTVWQTSKAADGTTTTVCLVSTVTVTIKGNLMIDVPAGSVLISTYANGVWTGSKVINLATGQTTTYSPDGAGGYTSAVSVSSITELGQARDAFQTALGQLTDMILNAQSAALNVVIGQINGVLSAAGLPTLTPPAGISNSAERDSIVSPEQP
- a CDS encoding exopolysaccharide biosynthesis polyprenyl glycosylphosphotransferase, which translates into the protein MVLENRSRGIATLIAIGSLIACLVWFGISYSVVFNGLGGVALRSPATMQVYGMSLFLIVLGFLVDHLRSTGNRTYQLNSANRWIFSLGAASQQTLAVLIMLGLYMLASKDQGVSRLFLLWFVVGLLPVLTLIHRLLPQWLSKHLFKGRYRYDAVVVCNGNTGNDRIHNWLARHQWYGVNLQETINLQDLLEENGDGFKTELEALEPELRKRRPAMVIVHHFQLDSASLVKLKQLCDRLGCRMIVALDLDPEFAKMISIHRDGDLQLISIREEPLECPTNRILKRLLDMAIALPVCLFVLPPLTLLVWLVQRKQSPGPIFHRQMRSGLQNERFTLYKYRSMHVGHGTESQQASRSDSRIFPFGRWLRRTSLDEMPQFINVMVGDMSVVGPRPHLPQHDAEFAKVIEDYPLRHFVKPGITGLAQVKGFRGEITHVGQIADRLRSDVFYIEHWSLPLDFEIISKTALQLWRAPETAY
- a CDS encoding response regulator; amino-acid sequence: MPSPISSKHLLIIDAHEITRQGYITVLRNWRGGLQFGEAGTFPEALQHITDRTWDLIILEVCMPGRSGLELLDQLASIECDSPVLISTLYDEETYGIRAIRRGVSGYLSKTAGKKEFINAVEIMLDGKKYLSANLMQSLMDAMHPSVVKSPHDDLSDREFQVLQRLAAGVAIKHLALEMCLSPKTVSTYKTRIMKKLGVSSLVGLIEYCLEHRLTSKQEASRIVNQR
- a CDS encoding NAD-dependent epimerase/dehydratase family protein, whose product is MRILITGICGFVGSELACTLADHGSTTHIVGIDNLSRPGSWNNRERLTERGIKVIHGDIRCSADLDSIGGCDWVIDAAANASVLAGVQGSTSSRQLVDNNLSGTINLLEFCKVHKAGFILLSTSRVYSIAALSQIPVEVRLGAFIPQSSAYGENLSEAGITETFSTAAPVSLYGATKLASEVLALEYGAAFDFPVWINRCGVMAGAGQFGRPDQGIFAFWLHSWREKRPLKYIGFDGQGHQVRDCLHPRDLVPLLMKQIAEPARSNKPRIVNVSGGLDSARSLAHLSQWCSSRWGHHPVKSDPEPRPYDLPWVVLDSSLVAHTWNWHPKTCIEIILSETADFAEAHPDWITSSL
- a CDS encoding FkbM family methyltransferase; this encodes MVYVDVGAFHLIKYSNTLLFHKNGWHGINVDANPDTIQLFNSYMPNDINLHCAVGRDEKEANFSVYNSTGVCATGRLTEKSYSTCSILGESEIRNIAVKVRTLSNMLEGANFRGKKIRLLNIDVEGHELEVLMSNCWDRFRLVLIAVEQHPGDTTSISGFLAEKKLHFSWKVLDHVHLYGQSIHAMMVCLVR